ACCTAGGGTTTTTAACTAAGAGTCGCAAATATACTTTCTTTAAGCCTAAGTTTATTTTCTATGCAACCTATCTTTCTGAGAAGATTGGTTACTGGCGTTATATTACAATTTTCCGCCATCTACAGCAGCATCCTGAAAACGAAATTTATCCTATCTTCAGCTTCTTTGAAAATTGGTGTCAGGATGAAAACCGCCACGGTGACTTCTTCGATGCAATTATGAAGTCCCAGCCTCAGTTTCTTAATGATTGGAAAGCAAGACTATGGAGTCGTTTTTTCTTGCTGTCAGTGTTTGCGACTATGTATCTTAATGATGTTCAACGCTCTGGTTTTTATGAATCTTTGGGCTTGGATGCTAGAGAATATGACAAGCACGTCATTGAAAAGACTAACGAAACCGCAGGTAGAGTATTTCCTGTAGTATTAGATGTTGAACATCCTGATTTCTATAGCCGTTTAGAAAAGTGTATAGTCAATAACGAGAAATTGACTAAAATTGCTAGTTCAAATTCTCCCACACCTATTAAGCTTCTACGTAAGCTTCCTCACTATATTTCTAATGGTACGCAGCTTATCAAAATGTACTTTATCAAGCCAATCCGCGTAGATCAATTAGCTGATACTGTTCGTTAAAATAATTGATTTTGATTATCTGTCAAACTTTTGAGTCCTGTTTTTTAGCAGGGCTTTTTTAATATCTTATTAAAACGATCGCTTTCGTCGGGTGTGTTTTTTTGTACACCAAAAGTTTTTGGCAAATAACTTAAATTGAGAACGCACCAATTTAATAATTTGTTGTTTTTATTTAATTGAGTGCGTTACATTTCATTAATGCACCCTACTGTTTAGTTATAGTCGTACAAAATTAGATTAGGACAGTGAGGCTGATTGGCTCGTAGTACTAAATCCGATCAGGAGAAGTATCTTAAAATTTTTAACTTATTAAACAGTTACCTACTACCCACTACCCACTACCTACTACCTAACCCAACAGTTACGTAACCTACTTGAACAAGATTTAGTATTACTCCTCATCCCTTTATCCTTTCATTCCTTAAAAAAATGTTGCTTTTAAATTTTATCTGGGCATTATAGGGTTGTAATTTTCGCAATTGTAGCCAATTAGATGTCCGATCGGGAAATAGTAGAAATTGTACAGCAGCAGAATTCTCTTTTAAACCGAATTGAAGCAGTCTTGGCTGAAAATCAACGATTGAGAACAGAATTACAGGAGTTGAAAGAGAGGGAGGAACGTTTTCGACAAATTGCGGAAAATGTCCGCGAGGTCTTTTTTGTCATCTCTGCTAAGACTGACGAAATACTATATATAAGCCCTACTTACGAAACAGTATGGGGTCGTAGCTGTCAGAGTTTGTATGAAGATCCTCAATCTTGGTTATTGGCAATTCATCCAGAAGATTCTTATAAAGCGATCGCCACAATTGAAACTCAATTTAGAACAGGAGACGATTTTGAAGAAGAATATCGAATTATTCGTCCTGACAAATCTATATGCTGGGTAAGAGTTAGAGCCTTTCCTGTTCGCGATGTAATGGGCAAAGTTAACCGCTTTGTAGGTATTGCTGAAGATATTACTAAACGCAGAGAAGCAGAAGAAGCTTTAAAAAAGAGTGAAGAACAGTTTCGTCTTACCTTTGAAATGGCTCCTATTGGCATGGCTATTAGTAGCCTAAAGGGCAGGTTTAAGAGGGTCAACCAGGCTTTATGTGATGCTTTGGGATATACCCAAAAGGAATTGTTAGAATTATCGTTTGCACAAATTAGCCATCCTGAAGACTTGCAAATACACCGCAGCTTAGAACAGCAATTAATTAAGGGTAAAGAGTCAGACTTTCAAATAGAAAAACGTTTTATTGCCAAAAATGGTCGGATAGTTGATACTTTGCTCAAAGTACTAGTTGTTCTTGATGCCGACGATCGACCCCTACATTTTAATAATCAGATCGTCGATATTACCGAACGCAAATATATGGAGCAACAATTACTTCACGATGCTCTCCATGATGCGCTGACAGGATTACCTAATCGAGCTTTGTTTATGGATCGCTTAGAACAACAGCTTAAAAAAAGCCAAAATCAAAAAGACTATCTATTTGCTGTACTGTTTCTCGATCTCGATCGCTTTAAAGTAGTCAACGATAGCGTTGGTCATTTAGTTGGGGACAAATTATTAATTGAAATTGGTCGTCGTTTGGAAGGCTCGATCGCACCCACAGATACAGTAGCTCGTTTGGGAGGAGACGAATTTACTATTCTGCTGGAAAATATTGCTAGTAAATCTGAGGCTACTTTGGTGGCTGAAAGTATTTATCAAACTTTAACTTTCCCGTTCAACATTGAAGGTTATGAGCTATTTACTACCGCTAGTATTGGAATTGCCCTTTCTTCTCAGGGATATAAAAAACCAGAGGATATTTTACGAGATGCGGATCTGACGATGTATAGTGCTAAGGAACAGGGCAAAGCACGTTATGAAATCTTTGATAATTCCCTGCGCGATCGCGCCGTAAAAAGATTAGAGCTGGAAACAGACCTCAGACGGGCGTTAGAGCGAGGAGAATTTGAAGTTTACTATCAGCCAATCACTTCTTTAAGACTAGGAATATTATCTGGCTTTGAGGCACTTGCTCGCTGGAATCATCCGACAAAAGGTCGGATTAAACCAGACAATTTTATTCCTATCTGCGAGGAAACTGGTTTAATTGTGCCTCTAGGTAACTGGTTGCTTCAGCAAGCTTGCCAGGCTGCGAAAGATTGGCAGTTGAAATATCCCGAACATCCTACAATTAGGATGAGCGTTAATCTTTCTGGTCAGCAGTTTCGTGAACCACAGTTAATTGAAGAAATCGATCGCATTCTCGAAGAAACTGGTTTAGAAGGAAAGTTTCTTAAGTTAGAAATTACCGAAAGTATTTTAATTGATAATTTAGAAACAGTCACAGATATTATTTTAACCCTGAGAAAAAGACAAATTCAGTTTAGTATCGATGATTTTGGCACAGGATATTCATCTCTTAGCTATTTAAACCGTTTTCCTGTAGATACAATCAAAATAGACCGTTCTTTTGTCAGTCAGATGCAGGCTAACGGCGAAAACTCAGCCATTGTCAAAGCGATTGTTATTCTGGCTCATATGTTAAAGATGGACGTTATCGCCGAAGGAATTGAAACCACTTCTCAGTTGGCACAGCTAAGATTATTAGAATGCGAGTATGGACAGGGTTTCTTCTTCTCTAGACCATTGAACCATCAACAAGCAGAAGCTTTAATTGCTAGTTTGCCCCAGTGGTGAAAGTAAAAAGTAAAAAGTAAAAAGTAAAAAGTAAAGAACAGTATCAACTGCTTTCCAATGATAAAATTAAGTTAAGATGCTCAATTTTAATCATGAATAATAATAGCCCTTCTATTCAAGAAAGAACTGAGAATTTTGCTATTAGATGTATAAACGCCTATGCAGAAATTAACAAAAAAAATAATTTTAGCCATGCAGCAGTAGTTCTATCAAAACAATTTTTGCGTTCTTCTACTTCCATTGGAGCAAACTGTTCAGAAGCTACTTTTGCTCAATCTAGAAAAGATTTTATTTCAAAATACTCAATAGCTTTAAAAGAAGCAAATGAAAGTCGGTACTGGTGCGATTCGTTCTCCTGAAACCTATTTATATAGGGGGATAGGAGGCATTTATAGAGTAACCCATAACGGGTAGAGTTCGCACTTTAATCCTCTATAAAAGACAACTTACATATCATCATAGTGAGATGAGTAACCTAGAAAATCAAGTCTATGCGCCCTGATGCGGGGCTGAAAGCATACAGCGTCCCCCTTGGTGACGAGGGTGTGAAGTTTCCCTTATATGTGGGTTGATAACCCAGATGTAATCTGCGGGAGTAAACGTAAGTAAGGGTGATAATTGCTGAAAACACCCGCTGCTAGCAAGAGTTTTATATCCGACCCTGGACTGAGATTACATCGAGGAAAAGGACATCGTGGGGTAGAAAAACGAATCATCGCCAACAACCGTCTTAAACTTTCAGCAAGGAATATAAGCTAGTGGGTTAAGCCACACCTTGTCCCCCGAAACAACGGGAAGGACGACGGATTACTAGACTCAGTATTTCTAGTAACGCATCTCTAG
This DNA window, taken from Pleurocapsa sp. FMAR1, encodes the following:
- the acsF gene encoding magnesium-protoporphyrin IX monomethyl ester (oxidative) cyclase, whose translation is MVDSLKKPQFEEVRPGVKSPAEETILTPRFYTTDFDEMAKMDISVNEDELKAILEEFRIDYNRHHFVRDEQFQKSWDSISGETRKVFIEFLERSCTAEFSGFLLYKELGRRLKGKSPVLAEIFTLMSRDEARHAGFLNKALSDFNLSLDLGFLTKSRKYTFFKPKFIFYATYLSEKIGYWRYITIFRHLQQHPENEIYPIFSFFENWCQDENRHGDFFDAIMKSQPQFLNDWKARLWSRFFLLSVFATMYLNDVQRSGFYESLGLDAREYDKHVIEKTNETAGRVFPVVLDVEHPDFYSRLEKCIVNNEKLTKIASSNSPTPIKLLRKLPHYISNGTQLIKMYFIKPIRVDQLADTVR
- a CDS encoding EAL domain-containing protein, whose product is MSDREIVEIVQQQNSLLNRIEAVLAENQRLRTELQELKEREERFRQIAENVREVFFVISAKTDEILYISPTYETVWGRSCQSLYEDPQSWLLAIHPEDSYKAIATIETQFRTGDDFEEEYRIIRPDKSICWVRVRAFPVRDVMGKVNRFVGIAEDITKRREAEEALKKSEEQFRLTFEMAPIGMAISSLKGRFKRVNQALCDALGYTQKELLELSFAQISHPEDLQIHRSLEQQLIKGKESDFQIEKRFIAKNGRIVDTLLKVLVVLDADDRPLHFNNQIVDITERKYMEQQLLHDALHDALTGLPNRALFMDRLEQQLKKSQNQKDYLFAVLFLDLDRFKVVNDSVGHLVGDKLLIEIGRRLEGSIAPTDTVARLGGDEFTILLENIASKSEATLVAESIYQTLTFPFNIEGYELFTTASIGIALSSQGYKKPEDILRDADLTMYSAKEQGKARYEIFDNSLRDRAVKRLELETDLRRALERGEFEVYYQPITSLRLGILSGFEALARWNHPTKGRIKPDNFIPICEETGLIVPLGNWLLQQACQAAKDWQLKYPEHPTIRMSVNLSGQQFREPQLIEEIDRILEETGLEGKFLKLEITESILIDNLETVTDIILTLRKRQIQFSIDDFGTGYSSLSYLNRFPVDTIKIDRSFVSQMQANGENSAIVKAIVILAHMLKMDVIAEGIETTSQLAQLRLLECEYGQGFFFSRPLNHQQAEALIASLPQW
- a CDS encoding four helix bundle protein, producing MNNNSPSIQERTENFAIRCINAYAEINKKNNFSHAAVVLSKQFLRSSTSIGANCSEATFAQSRKDFISKYSIALKEANESRYWCDSFS